One genomic segment of Deinococcus yavapaiensis KR-236 includes these proteins:
- a CDS encoding PRC and DUF2382 domain-containing protein — MANLIPLSDLVRDRNYDFRSEGIYDPTGSPAYGANGQKVGTIRGAMAEPDSGRLRYLVVDVGGWFTSKEVLVPVGLARIEDDAVYFDTLTKDQVKAMQEYRNGQDYGYDAQLSDERVLRGSDVRNDTMTMGTSSDTTLSSTERAGSGLGTVSTDSSMGVASGTTGMAAQTYNYRDEDTADALFKTPQRLRLLEERLLVDKERYHAGSVEVGKRVETRTEQVPVSLTREEIIIERHPVTNPTPVDGNVQLGAGNETIRVDLEAERAEVRKQAFVTEEVTIGEREVSQTQTFTETVGREVLDVNRTGGVDVRNDSLETGTVTRRDDRNLLEKTGDALEDGIDRIDGKTDRNR; from the coding sequence ATGGCTAATTTGATACCCCTTTCCGATTTGGTCCGCGACCGCAACTACGACTTCCGCAGCGAAGGCATTTACGATCCGACGGGCAGTCCGGCGTACGGCGCCAACGGGCAAAAGGTCGGAACGATTCGGGGGGCCATGGCAGAGCCGGACTCCGGTCGTTTGCGCTACTTGGTCGTGGATGTCGGCGGCTGGTTCACGAGCAAGGAAGTGCTGGTGCCCGTGGGCCTCGCGCGCATCGAAGACGACGCCGTGTACTTCGATACCTTGACGAAGGATCAAGTCAAGGCGATGCAAGAGTACCGGAACGGCCAAGACTACGGATACGACGCGCAACTGTCCGACGAGCGCGTGCTGCGCGGCTCGGATGTTCGCAACGACACCATGACGATGGGAACGAGCAGCGATACGACCTTGTCGAGCACCGAGCGTGCGGGCAGCGGACTCGGCACCGTCTCCACGGACTCGTCGATGGGCGTCGCGAGCGGCACGACGGGCATGGCCGCGCAAACGTACAACTACCGCGACGAGGACACGGCCGATGCCCTCTTCAAGACGCCGCAACGCTTGCGCCTTCTCGAAGAGCGCTTGCTCGTCGACAAGGAGCGCTACCACGCCGGCAGCGTCGAAGTCGGCAAGCGCGTCGAGACGCGCACCGAGCAGGTGCCCGTGAGCTTGACGCGCGAAGAGATTATTATCGAGCGCCACCCTGTGACGAACCCGACGCCAGTGGACGGCAACGTGCAACTTGGCGCGGGCAACGAGACAATTCGCGTGGACCTCGAAGCCGAACGGGCGGAAGTGCGCAAGCAAGCGTTCGTGACGGAGGAAGTCACGATCGGCGAGCGGGAAGTCAGCCAGACGCAGACGTTCACGGAAACGGTCGGGCGGGAAGTGCTGGACGTGAACCGCACGGGCGGCGTGGACGTACGCAACGACAGCTTGGAGACGGGGACCGTCACGCGCCGTGACGACCGCAACTTGCTGGAGAAGACGGGCGACGCGCTTGAGGACGGCATCGATCGCATCGACGGCAAGACGGATCGCAATCGATAA
- a CDS encoding DUF2382 domain-containing protein translates to MNENESHTSVTEIDVRREAELERGATEVARLQLLEERAFVQKRREQTGQVRVRREVERRTETVTVELLTETVYIELAPGSTGVFFGDEPLLEGQTREIVTYREEAEVTKRPVVMEEVRILKRVLNEERSFDVELGREVLRLDQVSAEDVLETRTEQVPGSTVKAPTLNELGSTARSDGPSTPSLIDREEGPTS, encoded by the coding sequence ATGAACGAGAACGAATCTCACACGAGCGTTACTGAAATCGATGTGCGGCGAGAAGCCGAATTAGAGCGAGGTGCGACTGAAGTCGCACGATTGCAATTGCTGGAGGAGCGAGCGTTCGTACAAAAGCGCCGCGAACAAACGGGGCAAGTGCGCGTTCGCCGAGAAGTGGAACGCCGCACGGAAACCGTGACCGTCGAACTGTTGACCGAGACGGTGTACATCGAACTCGCGCCGGGCAGCACGGGCGTGTTTTTCGGCGATGAACCGCTGCTCGAAGGGCAGACGCGAGAAATCGTGACGTACCGCGAGGAAGCCGAAGTCACGAAGCGTCCGGTCGTGATGGAAGAGGTGCGCATTCTCAAGCGCGTCCTCAACGAGGAGCGAAGCTTCGACGTGGAACTCGGGCGGGAAGTGCTGCGCCTCGATCAAGTCAGTGCCGAGGACGTCTTGGAGACGCGCACCGAGCAAGTTCCGGGGTCCACCGTGAAGGCACCTACGCTGAACGAACTCGGCTCCACCGCGCGTTCGGACGGCCCGAGCACGCCAAGCCTCATCGACCGAGAGGAAGGACCTACTTCATGA
- a CDS encoding phosphoribosylanthranilate isomerase, with protein sequence MSRTRVKICGTTSAEDALLAQDAGADAIGLIFASISKRRVDVAAARRISLALDPSFGRIGVFLDASLDEVLRTAHEARLSAVQVHGEVGDAFLDVLLNFWPVLRALRPGDEIPTPRTGLSLLFDAAKPGGGVPFDWRSVPFPAGAWLAGGLSPENVCEAMTLLRPFGVDAVSSLERGPGRKDPARVRAFVEQSRRFDGERFLSS encoded by the coding sequence ATGTCTCGAACACGCGTCAAAATCTGCGGCACGACGAGCGCCGAAGATGCCTTGCTCGCGCAAGACGCGGGAGCGGACGCGATCGGCTTGATTTTCGCGTCGATCAGCAAGCGGCGAGTGGACGTCGCGGCGGCGCGGCGCATCAGCTTGGCGCTCGATCCGTCGTTCGGCCGTATCGGCGTGTTCTTGGATGCCTCGCTCGACGAGGTGCTCAGGACGGCCCACGAAGCGCGTTTGAGCGCCGTGCAAGTGCATGGAGAGGTCGGCGACGCCTTCTTGGACGTCTTGCTGAATTTCTGGCCGGTTCTCCGTGCCCTCAGGCCGGGCGACGAGATACCGACTCCGCGAACGGGCTTGTCACTGCTGTTCGACGCTGCCAAACCTGGCGGGGGCGTGCCCTTCGATTGGCGAAGCGTGCCCTTTCCGGCGGGTGCTTGGCTGGCTGGCGGCTTGAGTCCGGAGAACGTGTGTGAGGCGATGACGCTTCTGCGCCCGTTCGGGGTGGACGCGGTCAGCTCGCTCGAGCGCGGCCCCGGACGTAAAGATCCCGCCCGTGTTCGAGCGTTCGTGGAGCAATCGAGGCGCTTCGATGGTGAGCGTTTCCTGAGCTCGTAA
- a CDS encoding biotin transporter BioY has product MKTTVNPTLIQTLLPRASVARDVALVVLAAAFVALLAQVEVPIKPVPITLQTLGVLLVGAALGSKRGAAAIATYLAAGAVGLPVLAGGAGGLAKIFGPTGGFLIGFIAAAFVVGWLVERLAADRKVLGTVGAMIAGNLVIYAFGLPWLALAVPALREWSALLAAGFTPFLLGDALKLLLAAALLPSAWAFLGRR; this is encoded by the coding sequence ATGAAAACGACCGTGAACCCGACGTTGATTCAAACTCTGTTGCCGCGCGCGTCCGTAGCGCGCGACGTCGCCTTGGTGGTGCTCGCCGCCGCCTTCGTGGCCTTGCTCGCCCAAGTCGAGGTGCCGATTAAGCCCGTACCGATCACCTTGCAAACTCTGGGGGTGCTGCTGGTCGGCGCGGCGCTCGGCTCGAAGCGCGGCGCGGCGGCCATCGCGACCTATTTGGCGGCGGGCGCCGTCGGGTTGCCCGTGCTCGCGGGAGGAGCGGGCGGCCTCGCGAAGATCTTCGGTCCGACAGGAGGCTTCCTGATTGGCTTCATCGCCGCGGCGTTCGTCGTGGGGTGGCTCGTGGAACGTCTCGCCGCCGACCGCAAGGTGCTCGGCACGGTAGGAGCGATGATTGCCGGTAACCTCGTCATCTACGCGTTCGGCTTGCCGTGGTTGGCGCTCGCGGTGCCCGCGCTGCGAGAGTGGAGCGCGCTCTTGGCGGCGGGATTCACTCCGTTCCTGCTTGGAGACGCCTTGAAGTTGCTCTTGGCGGCGGCGTTGCTCCCAAGTGCTTGGGCTTTCTTGGGCCGTCGCTGA
- a CDS encoding biotin--[acetyl-CoA-carboxylase] ligase, translating into MPLEDDTPTPENVRPLGQFGRSLRCLTEVTSTQDEVRAWREAERGAVVVAQRQTAGRGRRGRAWSNPGTALMFSVQLGAFPNVSSLALAPLAVAVALRSACGVGGLKWPNDLLAPDGRKLAGILLEADVRGGQVRAAVLGVGVNVSGAPEGAASLVEFRAVHRPTLLRDLLWQIEVWLSAPPARVLDAWRSFSVTLNREVHVRARHGDVVGVARDVAADGALLVEVEDKLVRVEAGDVALIGTVASEANEFSNRTTGGAI; encoded by the coding sequence GTGCCGCTCGAGGATGATACACCGACGCCCGAGAACGTCCGACCGCTCGGGCAGTTCGGGCGGTCGTTGCGTTGCCTGACCGAGGTGACGAGCACTCAAGACGAAGTACGCGCCTGGCGAGAAGCGGAGCGAGGTGCCGTGGTCGTGGCGCAGCGTCAAACGGCGGGACGTGGGAGGCGTGGGCGAGCGTGGAGCAATCCAGGCACCGCCCTGATGTTCTCGGTGCAGCTTGGAGCGTTCCCGAACGTCTCGTCACTCGCGCTCGCCCCGCTCGCCGTGGCCGTGGCGCTTCGAAGCGCGTGCGGCGTCGGCGGCTTGAAGTGGCCGAACGATCTGCTCGCGCCCGACGGGCGAAAGCTCGCGGGCATCTTGCTGGAAGCGGACGTGCGCGGCGGGCAAGTGCGCGCCGCCGTGCTCGGCGTAGGCGTGAACGTGAGCGGGGCGCCCGAAGGCGCAGCGAGTCTCGTCGAGTTTCGCGCCGTGCATCGCCCGACGTTGCTGCGCGACTTGCTTTGGCAAATCGAAGTGTGGCTGAGCGCCCCCCCTGCTCGCGTGCTGGACGCTTGGCGCTCGTTCAGCGTGACGCTGAACCGTGAAGTGCATGTTCGCGCGAGGCACGGCGACGTGGTCGGCGTGGCGCGAGACGTGGCGGCCGACGGCGCGTTGCTCGTCGAGGTGGAAGACAAGCTGGTGCGCGTCGAGGCGGGGGACGTCGCCCTCATCGGCACCGTCGCTTCGGAAGCCAACGAATTCTCGAACAGGACTACAGGAGGAGCCATATGA
- a CDS encoding alpha/beta fold hydrolase, with the protein MRRKRRGEEVKVEGEFVRVADACLHVLREGRGAPLALLPGGFGCEDYLRDVSDLLSDTFEVLRIEPRGCGRSSETLPYDVASNVRDLDGIRAALGFDTWIVGGHSAGADLALAYAVHFAKRTRALLHMAGTGVHNDRDWSAAYHAGKDAGLDPLPDPPPAWNPEVHAAMTSSWRQWIKRPELLGELARLDVPTLFLHGEQDVRPSWPVRQLAHLLPQARYEDVAGARHWLWLDHADEVRTRLRRFLGALPT; encoded by the coding sequence GTGAGACGCAAGAGGCGCGGAGAGGAGGTCAAGGTGGAGGGCGAGTTCGTTCGCGTCGCAGACGCTTGCTTGCACGTTTTGCGCGAAGGGAGGGGTGCGCCGCTCGCCCTGCTTCCCGGCGGGTTCGGCTGCGAGGACTACTTGCGCGACGTGTCCGACTTGCTTTCGGACACCTTCGAGGTGCTGCGAATCGAGCCTCGCGGTTGCGGTCGGTCGAGCGAAACGCTTCCGTACGACGTGGCGTCCAACGTGCGCGACCTCGACGGGATTCGAGCGGCGCTCGGCTTCGACACGTGGATCGTAGGCGGGCACTCTGCCGGGGCCGACCTCGCGCTCGCCTACGCCGTCCATTTCGCGAAGCGGACGCGCGCCCTGCTCCACATGGCCGGGACGGGGGTGCACAACGACCGAGACTGGTCGGCGGCGTACCATGCCGGGAAGGACGCGGGTCTCGATCCTCTGCCCGATCCGCCCCCCGCGTGGAATCCCGAAGTGCACGCCGCCATGACCTCTTCGTGGCGGCAGTGGATCAAGCGCCCCGAACTGCTCGGGGAACTCGCACGCCTCGACGTTCCGACGCTTTTTCTGCACGGCGAGCAGGACGTTCGACCGAGCTGGCCCGTGCGGCAACTCGCCCACCTGCTGCCGCAGGCGCGTTACGAGGACGTGGCGGGCGCGCGACATTGGTTGTGGCTGGACCACGCGGATGAAGTGCGAACGCGCCTGCGACGTTTCCTGGGGGCGCTGCCGACCTGA
- the truA gene encoding tRNA pseudouridine(38-40) synthase TruA: protein MQTPTPRFYSPPDGFVRLRSTLQWDGRGFVGWQSQANSRSVQDDVHAALSRLCVCERPVAAGRTDAGVHAAAMPIHVDVREGTLKVPPARLPLALNALLARDVAVLDVTAAPRGFHARFSATSRSYVYRLLPSAVRSPLWEGRALLVSPNLDVNAMGAAAATLVGRHDFAAFATREERQTTRDLLVLDVRASGDLLEVHVTGESFLRHMIRGLVGTLLLVGEGKLGVDDLRSVLNGKDRRLAGPNVAPHGLYFMGASYD, encoded by the coding sequence GTGCAGACGCCCACGCCACGCTTTTACTCGCCGCCCGACGGCTTCGTGCGCTTGCGCTCGACGTTGCAGTGGGACGGACGCGGCTTCGTGGGATGGCAAAGTCAAGCGAATTCGCGCTCCGTCCAAGACGACGTTCACGCGGCGTTGTCGCGGTTGTGCGTGTGCGAACGACCGGTGGCGGCAGGTCGGACGGACGCGGGAGTTCACGCGGCGGCCATGCCGATCCACGTCGATGTACGCGAAGGCACGTTGAAAGTGCCGCCCGCGCGCTTGCCGTTGGCGCTCAACGCCCTGCTGGCGCGGGACGTCGCGGTGCTGGACGTGACCGCCGCGCCGCGCGGATTTCATGCGCGCTTCTCGGCGACGTCCCGTTCGTACGTCTACCGCCTGCTTCCCTCGGCGGTTCGCTCTCCCCTCTGGGAAGGGCGCGCCTTGCTCGTTTCACCGAACTTGGACGTAAACGCGATGGGGGCGGCGGCGGCTACGCTCGTCGGTCGGCATGACTTCGCGGCCTTCGCGACGCGCGAGGAACGGCAAACGACGCGCGACCTGCTCGTCTTGGACGTGCGGGCGAGCGGTGATTTGCTGGAGGTCCACGTGACGGGCGAGAGCTTTCTGCGGCACATGATCCGCGGGCTTGTCGGAACGCTTCTGCTCGTCGGGGAAGGCAAGCTCGGCGTGGACGACCTGCGAAGCGTGCTGAACGGGAAGGACCGCCGACTCGCGGGACCGAACGTGGCGCCGCACGGATTGTACTTCATGGGCGCCTCGTACGACTGA
- a CDS encoding DUF2270 domain-containing protein has product MTTPAPSPPDFSLNAANGIIHLYRGEVGRMTSYRVRLDTTTNWAVITTAGLLGYAFSPQGPDEIMIAAMLMNVFFLHVEARRFRLFEISHLRVRVLEKFFYPSVLGDSIDQSWRSYMIRELDKPHIPLDHLQAVGWRLRRNYLWLYASLLIAWLAKLDISRPANSVFSAAQVVDVARIGLLPGWAALLLVLAFYAALIILALRARSYPLEMD; this is encoded by the coding sequence GTGACGACGCCCGCACCTTCTCCTCCTGACTTCTCGCTGAACGCCGCGAACGGCATCATTCACTTGTACCGCGGCGAGGTGGGCCGCATGACGTCGTACCGCGTGCGACTCGACACGACGACGAACTGGGCGGTCATCACGACGGCAGGGTTGCTGGGATACGCCTTCAGTCCGCAAGGTCCCGACGAGATCATGATCGCCGCGATGCTGATGAACGTGTTCTTCTTGCACGTCGAGGCGCGACGCTTTCGGCTCTTCGAGATTTCGCACCTTCGCGTGCGCGTGCTCGAGAAGTTCTTCTATCCGTCGGTGCTGGGCGATTCGATCGATCAATCCTGGCGGTCGTACATGATTCGTGAGCTCGACAAGCCGCACATTCCCCTCGACCACTTGCAGGCCGTGGGTTGGCGCTTGCGGCGTAACTATCTTTGGCTGTACGCCTCGCTGTTGATCGCTTGGTTGGCGAAGCTCGACATCAGCCGTCCCGCCAACTCGGTATTCTCCGCCGCGCAGGTCGTGGACGTCGCGCGAATCGGGTTGTTGCCCGGCTGGGCGGCGCTGCTGCTCGTCCTCGCGTTCTACGCCGCCTTGATCATCCTCGCGTTGCGCGCCCGATCGTACCCGCTCGAAATGGATTGA
- a CDS encoding DoxX family protein: MLTADVRRTTPKFDLSRFTFANARTAPLWALLRVYVGYEWLTAGLHKASDPNGVWIGAKAGVAVGGFLKGALAKTAGDHPDVQGWYASFIQNFALPNATLFSYLVTFGEIAVGLALILGLFTAVAAFFGGFMNVAYLLAGTVSTNPVLFVLATWLVLAWRVAGYLGLDYFVLPRLGFKTPSARPKDN, encoded by the coding sequence ATGCTCACTGCAGATGTCCGCCGCACCACTCCCAAGTTCGACCTCTCGCGCTTCACGTTCGCCAACGCCCGCACCGCCCCCCTTTGGGCCCTCCTGCGAGTGTACGTCGGCTACGAATGGCTGACTGCCGGGCTCCACAAAGCCAGCGACCCCAATGGAGTGTGGATCGGCGCGAAGGCCGGGGTGGCCGTCGGCGGCTTTCTAAAGGGCGCGCTCGCCAAGACCGCCGGTGACCACCCCGATGTGCAAGGTTGGTACGCGTCGTTCATCCAGAACTTCGCCTTGCCGAACGCCACGCTCTTCTCGTATCTCGTGACCTTCGGCGAGATCGCCGTCGGTCTCGCCCTCATCCTCGGTCTGTTCACGGCGGTCGCCGCGTTCTTCGGCGGTTTCATGAACGTGGCGTACCTTCTGGCGGGAACGGTCAGCACGAACCCGGTTCTGTTCGTCCTCGCGACATGGCTCGTCCTCGCGTGGCGCGTCGCCGGGTACCTCGGGCTCGACTACTTCGTCTTGCCGCGCCTGGGGTTCAAGACGCCAAGCGCGAGACCCAAGGACAACTGA
- a CDS encoding lipase family protein, producing MPSRFLLSLTLFSSFSSTLVFAQPVVMPGSILSAETRRAASLTDVRSTMSSLYARAGVPSARYPVERFRLKIRTTDEANRSITVSALLYVPVLPKGQSASLYVMGAGTTGIMDECAPTRENARADNWGDYEAHMLSYATQGYVSILPDWANFDDERAVQPYFVSNAEGRVMLDAARAAFNFVRERANGPEMTGKVFLAGYSQGGHGAFAAADMAASYAPELKIGGVIGYAPAMDVATLFRERPVLGPYLARSYAERYGVDTRKLLQDRWLTSLDGASIRACVSTVARHYPNDGASLYRPSFWQALQGGSLRAFDSELSKLVKLNSPGFDASGRVIPAIVLTGLTDPIVTANAQLTFIRKSCAFGRAIVQREYEGANHYQARQFGFADTLRWMREREAGLTAPTSCSTARYQTLMKGNVNSKVEFASKRKR from the coding sequence ATGCCGAGTCGATTCCTCCTTTCCTTGACCTTGTTCTCCTCGTTCTCCTCGACGCTCGTGTTCGCTCAACCTGTCGTCATGCCGGGCAGCATCTTGTCCGCCGAGACGCGGCGCGCGGCGAGCCTCACCGACGTACGCTCCACCATGTCGTCCTTGTACGCCCGCGCGGGCGTGCCGAGCGCGCGCTATCCCGTCGAACGATTTCGCTTGAAAATACGCACGACCGACGAAGCCAACCGTTCCATCACCGTGTCCGCGCTGCTGTACGTCCCGGTTCTGCCCAAGGGGCAGAGCGCCTCGCTGTACGTCATGGGAGCGGGCACCACGGGCATCATGGATGAATGCGCTCCCACGCGTGAGAACGCTCGGGCGGACAACTGGGGCGATTACGAGGCGCACATGCTCTCGTACGCCACGCAAGGCTACGTCTCGATCCTGCCCGACTGGGCTAACTTCGATGACGAGCGCGCAGTCCAGCCGTACTTCGTCTCGAACGCCGAGGGTCGCGTGATGCTCGACGCCGCCCGCGCCGCCTTCAACTTCGTGCGCGAGCGGGCGAACGGTCCGGAGATGACGGGCAAGGTCTTCTTGGCGGGCTACTCGCAAGGCGGGCACGGCGCGTTCGCCGCAGCCGACATGGCGGCGTCGTACGCCCCTGAGCTCAAGATCGGCGGCGTGATCGGTTACGCGCCCGCCATGGACGTCGCAACGCTCTTTCGCGAGCGACCGGTGCTGGGACCGTATCTCGCGCGCAGCTACGCCGAGCGCTACGGCGTGGACACGCGCAAGTTGCTGCAAGACCGCTGGTTGACGTCGCTGGACGGGGCGAGCATTCGCGCGTGTGTCAGCACAGTCGCGCGACACTACCCCAACGACGGAGCGAGCCTCTACCGGCCATCTTTCTGGCAAGCGCTGCAAGGCGGATCCTTGCGCGCCTTCGATTCGGAATTGTCGAAGCTCGTGAAGCTCAACTCGCCCGGATTCGACGCCTCGGGCCGCGTCATCCCGGCGATCGTCCTGACAGGCCTCACCGACCCGATCGTGACCGCGAACGCGCAACTCACGTTCATCCGCAAGAGTTGCGCGTTCGGCCGCGCCATCGTGCAGCGTGAATACGAAGGCGCGAATCATTACCAAGCTCGGCAGTTCGGCTTCGCCGATACTTTACGTTGGATGCGCGAACGCGAAGCGGGCCTGACTGCCCCGACCTCGTGCTCGACTGCCCGCTACCAAACGCTGATGAAGGGCAACGTGAACTCCAAGGTCGAGTTCGCGAGCAAGCGCAAGCGCTGA
- a CDS encoding aminotransferase class I/II-fold pyridoxal phosphate-dependent enzyme — MPESIFTVMDRAKSAARSNGLDVIDLSIGSSDLAPPIAVLDALREATRDPSTYRYPLHSDTADLRSAAALYMRRRFDVTLDAERYVLPLIGAQEGLAHLLLAVTDPGDTILLPDPAYPPYLGAATLAGLHVHRLPLTAENAFLPRLDVIREDALRRAKVLLLNYPNNPTSATATVTFFEEAVRFCRAHDLLLVHDHPYAETTFGDYRAPSALEVDRDALTTVELHSLSKSFSMGGFRVGFAVGHPDVLAALARVKGAVDFHQYLGIQRAAAVALNLPESFARETADVFEARRDALLPEVRRLGWTADIPRAGMYVWAKLPPNLPNSLDFASRLARETGVALAPGVAFGPSGEGYVRFALVRAPNDLLEAVRRIEAYCATPT, encoded by the coding sequence ATGCCCGAAAGCATCTTCACCGTGATGGACCGTGCGAAGAGCGCCGCGCGATCGAACGGCCTCGACGTCATCGACCTCTCCATCGGTTCGTCCGACCTCGCGCCTCCAATCGCCGTGCTCGACGCTTTACGCGAGGCGACCCGCGATCCTTCGACGTACCGCTATCCGCTGCACAGCGACACCGCCGACTTGCGAAGTGCCGCCGCGCTCTACATGCGCCGCCGTTTCGACGTCACCCTCGACGCCGAGCGCTACGTGCTGCCGCTCATCGGCGCGCAAGAAGGCCTCGCTCACCTGCTGCTGGCCGTGACCGACCCGGGCGACACGATTTTGCTGCCCGACCCTGCCTACCCGCCGTACCTCGGAGCGGCGACCTTGGCCGGCTTGCACGTCCACCGTCTGCCCCTGACCGCCGAGAACGCCTTCCTGCCTCGCCTCGACGTCATTCGCGAAGACGCCTTGCGGCGCGCGAAGGTGCTGCTGCTGAACTACCCGAACAACCCGACGTCCGCCACGGCGACCGTGACGTTCTTCGAAGAGGCGGTACGCTTTTGTCGAGCGCACGACTTGCTGCTCGTTCACGACCACCCGTACGCCGAAACGACGTTCGGCGACTACCGTGCGCCGAGCGCTCTGGAGGTCGATCGGGACGCGCTCACCACCGTCGAACTCCACTCTCTGAGCAAAAGCTTCTCGATGGGCGGCTTTCGCGTCGGATTCGCCGTCGGACATCCGGACGTCTTGGCGGCGCTCGCCCGCGTCAAGGGCGCCGTGGACTTCCATCAATACCTCGGCATTCAACGCGCGGCCGCCGTCGCCTTGAACTTGCCCGAATCCTTCGCGCGCGAAACGGCCGACGTCTTCGAGGCACGCCGAGACGCTCTCCTGCCCGAAGTGCGCCGGCTCGGTTGGACGGCCGACATCCCGAGGGCCGGGATGTACGTTTGGGCAAAGCTGCCGCCGAATTTGCCGAACTCGCTCGACTTCGCTTCGCGGCTCGCGCGCGAGACGGGCGTGGCCTTGGCGCCCGGGGTCGCCTTCGGTCCCAGCGGGGAAGGGTACGTTCGGTTCGCCCTCGTGCGCGCGCCGAACGACTTGCTTGAAGCCGTTCGGCGCATCGAGGCGTACTGCGCGACCCCGACTTAA
- a CDS encoding lipase family protein, protein MRTSWIRITAAFALLAGSGALAQRSVPNVIASSASSGTYAPAAVSAAGAALYARVNEPQPLYTVRRYDLRLRSTDERGRSITVKAQIFVPDLPKPQSLPVYVLGAGTTGLADNCSPFDENPARQSWGWYQGHLLSYAAQGMIAIMPDYAYFDDPARLQPYFVSNSEARILLDAARAASQFFEGRDDNARPARAVFFSGYSQGGHSSFAAADLWKSYAPDVPVKGLAVFGATTNVATLWREHGAFGPYVVAAYQQYYGRDQVNAQDLLLPNVYAGLSRNALAQCVGNLHQMYSKRASDIFKPDFLQALASGTVGQRWPGVARALRLNNAGMNKAGANVPAFIAQGTTDDIVTAAAQRAFVRTQCGLGRRVSYREYPGINHYQTRQVAFRDALAWIRGVTAGSAAPSSCVN, encoded by the coding sequence ATGCGAACTTCATGGATTCGAATCACGGCGGCGTTCGCGCTCCTGGCGGGCTCCGGCGCGCTGGCTCAACGAAGCGTTCCGAACGTCATCGCGTCCAGCGCCTCTTCGGGCACCTACGCCCCTGCCGCCGTGTCGGCGGCGGGCGCGGCCTTGTACGCACGCGTGAACGAACCTCAGCCTCTCTACACTGTGCGTCGTTACGACTTGCGCCTGCGGTCCACCGACGAACGCGGGCGCTCCATCACCGTCAAAGCGCAGATCTTCGTCCCCGACCTTCCGAAGCCGCAAAGCCTTCCGGTGTACGTTCTCGGAGCGGGCACGACGGGTCTCGCGGACAACTGCTCGCCCTTCGACGAGAATCCCGCTCGGCAATCGTGGGGCTGGTATCAAGGGCACCTGCTGTCGTACGCCGCGCAAGGCATGATCGCGATCATGCCCGACTACGCCTACTTCGACGATCCGGCGCGGCTGCAACCGTACTTCGTGTCGAATTCGGAAGCGCGCATTCTGCTGGACGCGGCGCGCGCCGCGTCCCAATTCTTCGAGGGGCGAGACGACAATGCCCGTCCGGCGCGCGCGGTGTTCTTCAGCGGGTACTCGCAAGGCGGGCACTCCAGCTTCGCCGCCGCCGACCTCTGGAAGTCGTACGCGCCCGACGTTCCCGTGAAGGGCCTCGCGGTGTTCGGCGCCACGACGAACGTCGCGACGTTGTGGCGCGAACACGGCGCCTTCGGGCCGTACGTCGTGGCGGCCTACCAGCAGTACTACGGGCGAGATCAAGTGAACGCGCAAGACCTCCTGCTTCCGAACGTCTACGCGGGCTTGTCGCGCAACGCCCTCGCGCAGTGCGTCGGGAACTTGCACCAGATGTACAGCAAGCGGGCGAGCGACATCTTCAAGCCGGACTTCTTGCAGGCCCTCGCGTCGGGCACGGTCGGCCAGCGTTGGCCGGGCGTGGCGCGCGCCTTGCGCCTGAACAACGCGGGCATGAACAAGGCGGGCGCGAATGTTCCGGCCTTCATCGCGCAAGGCACGACGGACGACATCGTCACGGCGGCCGCACAGCGCGCTTTCGTGCGAACGCAGTGCGGCCTCGGGCGGCGCGTGTCGTACCGTGAGTATCCCGGCATCAACCACTACCAGACGCGGCAGGTCGCGTTCCGAGACGCCCTCGCGTGGATCCGCGGTGTGACGGCCGGAAGCGCCGCGCCGAGCAGTTGCGTGAATTAA